GGCCGGCCGGCGGTGCGCAGCAGGGGCACCAGGCGGTCGTAGCCGGCGCTCTCCCGCGGCGCCCAGGCGATGGCGGTGCGGAAGGCGGCCTCGGCGGCAGCAGTGTCACCGCGGCGCGCGGCGACATCGCCCACGGTGAGCCAGGCGAGCACCTGGTTCGGACGCAGCGCCAGCGCCGCGCGCGCCTGCCCTTCGGCGGCGGCGAGGTCGCCCCGGCGCAGGTGCAAACGGGCGAGAT
The sequence above is a segment of the Thermoanaerobaculia bacterium genome. Coding sequences within it:
- a CDS encoding tetratricopeptide repeat protein, with amino-acid sequence LARLHLRRGDLAAAEGQARAALALRPNQVLAWLTVGDVAARRGDTAAAEAAFRTAIAWAPRESAGYDRLVPLLRTAGRPAEADQWQAWSPAARSPAP